The following proteins are encoded in a genomic region of Chryseobacterium cucumeris:
- a CDS encoding tetratricopeptide repeat protein, giving the protein MKKLILGMAIVASAFAFGQKKDAAALNAQLQEANKVAMDAYNAKNYAAAAPKFIEVYDLLKANGQDNKIYMYYAGLSHALANNTDQSIKIYTDLINSGFTGVETTYTAKEKKTGQVVNLDKATWELMKKNPDYSDFKTEQTKSIESDLYETLSSLLLNAKKPTEALTIIEKGLVKFPNNAKLKEAQTTAYLQSGNTDKFVSGLKEQLAKNPNDATNWYNLGVMQAKNPATVNDALEAFKKAVELKPDFSDAYQNLVYTTIGDDAKVVGEINALRKDKPDEASKLIDARRERFGKALPYAEGWYKANPKSLDAVTALKEIYIVTKNMDKVKEMKAKEAELTAAGAK; this is encoded by the coding sequence ATGAAGAAACTAATTTTAGGAATGGCTATCGTAGCATCTGCTTTTGCTTTTGGGCAGAAAAAAGATGCGGCAGCTTTAAATGCTCAGCTTCAGGAAGCTAATAAAGTGGCTATGGATGCATATAATGCAAAAAACTATGCTGCTGCAGCGCCTAAGTTTATAGAAGTCTACGACTTGTTAAAGGCTAACGGGCAGGATAATAAAATATATATGTATTATGCCGGATTGAGCCACGCGTTAGCTAATAACACTGATCAGTCTATCAAAATATATACAGACCTTATCAATTCCGGATTTACAGGAGTAGAAACTACATACACTGCAAAAGAGAAGAAGACAGGTCAGGTTGTAAATCTTGATAAAGCTACCTGGGAACTAATGAAAAAGAACCCTGATTACAGTGATTTCAAGACAGAACAGACTAAAAGTATAGAGTCTGATTTGTATGAAACTTTGTCTTCATTGCTTTTGAATGCTAAAAAACCAACTGAGGCTCTTACGATTATCGAAAAAGGTTTGGTTAAATTCCCAAACAATGCTAAGCTTAAAGAAGCTCAGACTACAGCATACCTTCAGTCTGGAAATACAGACAAATTTGTTTCAGGATTGAAAGAACAATTGGCTAAAAACCCTAACGATGCTACAAACTGGTATAACCTTGGGGTAATGCAGGCTAAAAACCCGGCTACTGTTAACGATGCTTTGGAAGCGTTCAAAAAAGCTGTTGAGCTGAAGCCTGATTTCTCTGATGCATATCAGAATTTAGTATATACGACTATTGGTGATGATGCTAAAGTAGTAGGAGAGATCAATGCCTTAAGAAAAGACAAGCCGGATGAAGCTTCTAAGCTGATTGATGCAAGAAGAGAAAGATTTGGAAAAGCACTACCATATGCTGAAGGATGGTATAAAGCCAACCCAAAGAGTCTTGATGCGGTTACTGCGTTAAAAGAAATTTACATTGTAACTAAAAACATGGATAAAGTTAAAGAAATGAAAGCTAAAGAAGCTGAACTTACAGCTGCTGGTGCAAAATAA
- a CDS encoding DUF4286 family protein gives MSVLSITFHCTKDNLEEWEDYIDETLVLMTENLMDVNKYILSEVHSDFIEEGKNYNLLLIFDNNELREDFIKSELLNISERIEKKFGQEVMVFNTFLNPKKSRL, from the coding sequence ATGAGCGTATTAAGTATAACTTTCCACTGCACAAAAGATAACCTGGAAGAATGGGAAGATTATATTGATGAAACACTGGTTTTAATGACTGAAAACCTTATGGATGTCAACAAATATATTCTTTCTGAAGTGCACAGTGACTTTATTGAGGAAGGTAAAAATTATAATCTCCTGCTAATTTTTGATAATAATGAACTGAGGGAAGATTTTATTAAAAGTGAACTTTTAAATATTTCCGAAAGAATTGAGAAAAAGTTCGGACAGGAAGTAATGGTTTTCAATACTTTCCTTAATCCAAAGAAATCAAGATTATAA
- the gyrA gene encoding DNA gyrase subunit A, producing the protein MQKEGERLIPINIVDEMKSSYIDYSMSVIVSRALPDVRDGLKPVHRRVLYGMYGLGVFSNRKYLKSARIVGDVLGKYHPHGDSSVYDAMVRMAQDWSLRYPQVDGQGNFGSMDGDPPAAMRYTEARLKKISDEVLSDLDKETVDFQNNFDDSLQEPTVMPTKIPNLLVNGTSGIAVGMATNMAPHNLSESVDAICAYIDNKEITIDELMQHIIAPDFPTGGIIYGYDGVRDAFHTGRGRVVLRAKVNFDEIGNRNAIIVTEIPYQVNKAEMIARTAELVKDEKIPGIHEIRDESDRKGLRVVYELKNDAIPNVVLNLLYKYTALQTSFSVNNIALVHGRPEQLNLKDIIHHFVEHRHEVIVRRTQYELKKAKERAHILEGFMKVIGTQDALDRAISIIRHSANPQAAKEGLIEAFELSDIQAQAILDLRLARLTGMELDKIRDEYDAIMKEIANLEDILANEPRRFQIIKEELLEIKEKYGDERRTEIDYSGGEMSIEDIIPNESVVLTISHAGYIKRTSLSEYKIQSRGGVGNKAATTRDSDFLEYIVSATNHQYMLFFTEKGRCYWLRVFEIPEGSKTAKGRAVQNLINIEPDDKIKAYIRTNNLKDSEYVNQMSVVMVTKNGTIKKTSLEAYSRPRVNGVNAIEIRDNDQLLGAYLTNGTSQIMIATKNGKCIRFPEEKVREVGRGSIGVRGILLEDGDEAIGMIVVNDVENETVLVVSEKGYGKRTAVEDYRITNRGGKGVITLNITEKTGNLIAIQNVTDEDGLMIINKSGVAIRMGMDEMRVMGRNTQGVKLINLKKNDEIAAIAKVEMDKDVEEDSEELEETEEGVVGSLFDNQENEEAPQAENENSAEENENSDSE; encoded by the coding sequence ATGCAAAAAGAAGGAGAAAGACTGATTCCTATCAACATTGTTGATGAAATGAAGTCGTCTTATATCGATTATTCGATGTCGGTTATCGTTTCAAGAGCGTTACCGGATGTAAGAGACGGCTTGAAACCCGTTCATAGAAGAGTACTTTATGGTATGTATGGACTAGGGGTGTTTTCTAATAGAAAATATTTAAAATCTGCGAGAATTGTTGGGGACGTTTTGGGTAAATACCACCCGCACGGAGATTCCTCTGTATACGATGCTATGGTAAGAATGGCTCAGGACTGGAGCTTGCGTTATCCTCAGGTAGACGGACAGGGTAACTTTGGTTCCATGGATGGTGACCCGCCTGCAGCAATGCGTTACACCGAGGCAAGATTGAAAAAAATCTCTGATGAGGTTCTTTCAGACCTGGACAAAGAAACAGTTGATTTCCAGAATAACTTCGACGACAGTTTACAGGAACCGACCGTAATGCCTACTAAAATTCCGAATCTTTTGGTAAATGGTACTTCAGGTATCGCCGTAGGTATGGCAACGAATATGGCGCCTCATAACCTTTCAGAATCTGTAGATGCAATCTGTGCGTATATCGATAATAAAGAAATTACGATTGACGAACTGATGCAGCACATCATTGCACCGGATTTCCCTACAGGTGGTATCATCTACGGATATGACGGAGTAAGAGATGCTTTCCATACAGGAAGAGGTAGAGTCGTTTTAAGAGCTAAAGTTAACTTTGATGAAATCGGAAACAGAAACGCTATTATCGTTACTGAAATCCCTTATCAGGTGAACAAAGCTGAAATGATCGCCAGAACAGCAGAACTTGTTAAAGACGAAAAAATCCCTGGAATCCACGAGATCAGAGACGAATCGGATAGAAAAGGACTTCGCGTTGTATACGAACTGAAAAACGATGCAATCCCGAATGTCGTTCTTAACCTATTATATAAATATACGGCACTTCAGACTTCTTTCAGTGTAAACAATATTGCATTGGTACACGGAAGACCGGAGCAGCTGAACCTTAAAGATATCATTCATCACTTTGTAGAGCACAGACACGAGGTTATCGTAAGAAGAACTCAGTATGAGCTTAAGAAAGCAAAAGAGAGAGCACATATCCTTGAAGGATTTATGAAGGTGATCGGAACTCAGGATGCTTTAGACAGAGCAATCTCTATTATCCGTCACAGTGCCAACCCTCAGGCTGCAAAAGAAGGCTTGATCGAAGCTTTTGAACTTTCTGATATTCAGGCTCAGGCAATTCTTGATCTTAGATTAGCCCGTCTTACAGGAATGGAGCTTGATAAGATCCGTGATGAGTATGATGCGATCATGAAAGAAATTGCGAATTTGGAAGACATCTTAGCGAACGAGCCGAGAAGATTCCAGATCATTAAAGAAGAATTGCTTGAAATCAAAGAAAAATACGGAGACGAAAGAAGAACTGAAATAGATTACTCAGGAGGAGAAATGTCTATCGAAGATATCATTCCTAATGAATCTGTCGTTCTTACTATTTCTCATGCAGGATACATCAAGAGAACTTCTCTTTCAGAATATAAAATCCAAAGTAGAGGTGGTGTAGGTAATAAAGCGGCAACGACAAGGGATTCCGATTTCCTTGAATATATTGTTTCTGCAACCAACCACCAGTATATGCTGTTCTTCACTGAAAAAGGAAGATGTTACTGGTTAAGAGTATTTGAAATTCCTGAAGGCTCCAAAACGGCAAAAGGAAGAGCAGTACAAAACCTTATCAACATTGAACCGGATGATAAGATCAAAGCATATATCAGAACCAACAACCTTAAGGATTCCGAATATGTAAATCAGATGAGCGTCGTGATGGTAACTAAAAACGGAACCATCAAGAAAACATCGTTGGAAGCCTATTCAAGACCAAGAGTAAACGGGGTGAATGCTATCGAAATCAGAGATAATGACCAGCTATTAGGAGCTTACCTTACCAATGGAACTTCTCAGATCATGATTGCCACTAAAAATGGTAAGTGTATCCGTTTCCCTGAGGAGAAAGTAAGAGAAGTAGGTAGAGGATCTATCGGGGTAAGAGGAATCCTGCTTGAAGATGGTGACGAAGCTATTGGTATGATTGTTGTGAACGATGTAGAGAACGAAACAGTACTTGTAGTATCTGAAAAAGGATATGGTAAGAGAACTGCGGTAGAAGACTACAGAATTACCAACAGAGGAGGAAAAGGAGTTATTACGCTTAATATTACTGAAAAAACAGGAAATCTTATTGCTATTCAGAACGTAACAGACGAAGACGGATTGATGATTATCAACAAATCCGGTGTTGCCATCAGAATGGGAATGGATGAAATGAGAGTAATGGGTAGAAATACTCAGGGTGTAAAACTGATAAACCTTAAGAAAAATGACGAAATTGCAGCCATTGCAAAAGTAGAAATGGATAAAGATGTAGAGGAAGATTCTGAAGAACTTGAAGAAACAGAAGAAGGTGTTGTAGGATCGCTATTTGATAACCAGGAAAACGAAGAGGCTCCTCAGGCTGAAAATGAAAATTCTGCAGAGGAAAATGAGAATTCTGATTCCGAATAA
- the bla gene encoding class A beta-lactamase, subclass A2 — protein MKKISLLILLLLFGAHLKSQTIKDLRNKINQIISTKNATVGISLKGIEDKDTLSINGNKETPMLSVFKFHIALTVLNQVDKGRLKLDQKFFIKKEDLLPETWSPIREEYPQGNMYLTLDQLLRYTVSHSDNNGCDILLNIIGGTETVQKFINQQGIKDFTIKVNEKEMSSFEKCYVNTTTPLATTELLEKFYKGKVLKKETTKYLYQVMVETSRGLTWMKAGLPVGTELAHRTGISGRNENNLRAAMNDVGIIKLPNGNHVILSIYLKNIKEEMADTEKIISDITRAVWEYYTHK, from the coding sequence ATGAAAAAAATATCACTTTTAATACTTCTCCTCCTCTTTGGTGCTCATTTAAAGAGCCAGACTATTAAAGATCTGAGAAACAAAATTAATCAGATAATCTCTACAAAAAATGCAACTGTTGGAATATCTTTAAAAGGAATAGAAGATAAAGATACACTGAGTATCAACGGAAATAAAGAAACTCCAATGTTGAGCGTTTTCAAATTTCACATTGCCTTAACTGTTTTAAACCAGGTTGATAAAGGTAGATTAAAACTGGATCAAAAGTTTTTCATCAAAAAAGAAGATCTGTTACCCGAAACCTGGAGTCCGATCCGGGAAGAATATCCTCAGGGGAATATGTATCTTACCTTAGATCAGTTATTAAGATATACCGTTTCCCACAGTGATAACAATGGTTGTGACATTTTATTGAACATCATTGGCGGAACAGAGACAGTACAGAAATTTATTAATCAGCAGGGGATTAAAGATTTTACCATAAAAGTAAATGAGAAGGAAATGTCCTCGTTTGAAAAATGTTATGTGAATACAACAACGCCTTTGGCAACCACAGAACTTTTAGAAAAATTCTATAAAGGAAAAGTGTTGAAAAAAGAAACTACAAAATACCTGTATCAGGTAATGGTAGAAACTTCAAGAGGGCTTACCTGGATGAAAGCGGGATTGCCTGTAGGTACAGAATTGGCCCACCGAACAGGAATTTCCGGAAGAAATGAAAATAATCTACGCGCTGCAATGAATGATGTAGGAATTATAAAACTCCCCAATGGAAATCATGTGATTTTATCCATTTATCTTAAAAATATTAAAGAAGAAATGGCAGATACGGAAAAAATTATCTCAGATATCACTCGTGCGGTCTGGGAATACTATACGCATAAATAA
- a CDS encoding quinol oxidase subunit 4 codes for MKNLIKITGVLIVAFMLSSCVVHDNGRRVKTVPPGQAKKVFGGSAKDYAPGQVKKRSGY; via the coding sequence ATGAAAAATTTGATTAAAATTACAGGAGTCCTTATCGTAGCATTCATGTTATCATCTTGTGTGGTGCATGACAATGGACGCCGGGTGAAAACAGTTCCGCCAGGACAGGCTAAAAAAGTCTTTGGAGGAAGCGCAAAAGACTATGCTCCTGGGCAGGTGAAAAAAAGAAGCGGCTACTAA
- a CDS encoding 1,4-dihydroxy-2-naphthoyl-CoA synthase produces MIEWKTAKEYEDITYKKSNGVARIAFNRPEVRNAFRPKTTSELYDAFYDAYEDSSIGVVLLSGEGPSPKDGGWAFCSGGDQKARGHQGYVGEDGRHRLNILEVQRLIRFMPKVVIAVVPGWAVGGGHSLHVVCDLTLASEEHAIFKQTDADVTSFDGGYGSAYLAKMVGQKKAREIFFLGRNYSAQEAFEMGMVNKVVPHAELEDTAYEWAQEILAKSPTSIRMLKFAMNLTDDGMVGQQVFAGEATRLAYMTEEAQEGRNAFLEKRKPNFGEDQWIS; encoded by the coding sequence ATGATCGAGTGGAAAACCGCCAAGGAATACGAAGATATTACCTATAAAAAATCTAACGGAGTAGCAAGAATTGCTTTCAACAGACCTGAAGTACGTAATGCTTTCAGACCTAAAACAACTTCAGAATTATATGATGCTTTTTATGATGCCTATGAAGATTCTTCAATAGGGGTTGTATTGCTGTCAGGAGAAGGACCAAGTCCAAAAGACGGAGGATGGGCATTTTGCAGTGGAGGAGATCAGAAAGCCAGAGGACACCAGGGGTATGTAGGAGAAGACGGAAGACACCGTCTGAACATTCTTGAAGTTCAGCGTCTGATCCGTTTTATGCCGAAAGTGGTGATCGCTGTTGTTCCCGGATGGGCAGTTGGTGGTGGACACTCACTTCACGTAGTATGTGACCTTACTTTAGCGAGCGAAGAACATGCTATTTTCAAACAGACCGATGCAGATGTTACCAGTTTCGATGGTGGTTATGGTTCTGCTTATCTTGCTAAAATGGTAGGACAGAAAAAAGCACGTGAGATTTTCTTTTTAGGAAGAAACTATTCTGCACAGGAAGCTTTCGAAATGGGAATGGTGAATAAAGTGGTTCCTCACGCAGAACTAGAGGATACAGCTTACGAATGGGCACAGGAAATATTAGCTAAATCGCCAACTTCTATCAGAATGCTGAAATTTGCCATGAACCTTACAGATGATGGTATGGTAGGGCAGCAGGTTTTCGCAGGAGAAGCTACCCGTCTTGCGTATATGACAGAAGAAGCTCAGGAAGGAAGAAATGCCTTTCTTGAAAAAAGAAAACCTAACTTCGGAGAAGATCAATGGATATCCTAA
- the uvrA gene encoding excinuclease ABC subunit UvrA → MSKSTEYIEVYGAREHNLKNINVKIPRNELVVITGLSGSGKSSLAFDTIFAEGQRRYIETFSAYARQFLGGLERPDVDKIEGLSPVIAIEQKTTNKNPRSTVGTVTELYDFLRLLYARVSDAYSLSTGQKLVSYTEDQILETIKENYKKEKIMLLAPVVRSRKGHYHELFVQMAKKGYGQARIDGELQDIEYDLKLDRYKTHDIDIVIDRWIIGENASESRMEKSLRTAMEMGEGIIGIQKLGSTDIEYFSKNLMDAETGHSLALPEPNTFSFNSPKGSCPNCKGLGTIKKINTDYFIDNPKLSINQGGLLPLEDIKSNKWILSQIKNILEIFGLGLTTPLQDIPEEALDYIYNGCHKEFNKDLKYAGITKKIKIGFDGLIAFMEEIIDDRDSYEAVLLERHFTTEEICPECHGTRLQPSSLSFKIDGKNIAEVNALSLADLKDWLADVKDKFSEKNKIIAHEILKEIETRLQFLLDVGLDYLSLSRSSKTLSGGESQRIRLATQIGSQLVNVLYILDEPSIGLHQRDNERLIHSLKNLRDIGNSVLVVEHDKDMILEADEVLDIGPRAGKFGGEILWQGKPKDLLKADTITAQYINGKRKIEIPTERRAGSGKNIVLKGATGNNLKNVTLDIPLGKLVVVTGISGSGKSSLINGTLYPILNKHFYRAVQEPLPYKKIEGLENIDKIVDVDQTPIGRTPRSNPATYTGMFTDIRNLFAELPESKIRGYKPGRFSFNVKGGRCETCQGGGLKVIEMNFLPDVYVHCETCNGKRFNRETLEVRYKGKSISDVLDMTIDEAVDFFQPIPKIFAKVKTLQDVGLGYITLGQQSTTLSGGEAQRIKLATELAKRQTGNTLYILDEPTTGLHFEDVKILMDAINQLVELGNSFIIIEHNMDVIKLADHIIDVGPEGGKHGGQIVAQGTPEEIVKSKKSLTGKFLKRELE, encoded by the coding sequence ATGAGTAAATCAACAGAATATATAGAAGTTTACGGAGCCCGTGAACACAATCTTAAAAATATTAACGTAAAAATTCCGCGCAACGAATTGGTGGTGATTACCGGCCTTTCCGGAAGTGGAAAATCGTCGTTGGCTTTTGATACTATTTTTGCAGAAGGCCAGCGTCGTTATATTGAAACTTTTTCTGCTTATGCACGCCAGTTTCTGGGCGGACTGGAGCGTCCTGATGTAGATAAAATCGAAGGACTTTCTCCGGTTATTGCCATTGAGCAGAAAACCACCAATAAAAACCCGCGTTCTACCGTAGGAACGGTTACCGAACTGTACGATTTTCTTCGTCTATTGTATGCCAGAGTTTCGGATGCGTACTCTTTATCTACAGGACAGAAGTTGGTAAGCTATACTGAAGATCAGATCCTTGAAACCATCAAAGAAAATTATAAAAAAGAGAAAATCATGCTTTTGGCGCCAGTGGTGCGTTCCAGAAAAGGACATTATCATGAACTCTTTGTTCAGATGGCCAAAAAAGGTTACGGGCAGGCAAGAATTGATGGTGAGCTGCAGGATATTGAATATGATTTAAAACTTGATCGTTATAAAACCCACGACATCGACATTGTGATCGACCGTTGGATTATCGGGGAGAATGCTTCGGAAAGCAGAATGGAAAAATCATTGCGTACAGCAATGGAAATGGGAGAAGGAATCATAGGAATTCAGAAACTGGGAAGTACAGATATTGAATACTTTTCCAAAAATCTGATGGATGCGGAAACAGGACACTCTCTGGCGCTGCCTGAACCCAATACATTCTCATTCAACTCTCCAAAAGGAAGCTGCCCGAATTGTAAAGGTCTGGGAACCATTAAAAAAATCAATACCGATTACTTTATAGACAATCCGAAACTATCCATCAATCAGGGAGGATTATTGCCGTTGGAAGATATCAAGTCCAACAAATGGATCCTGTCACAGATCAAAAACATTCTTGAGATCTTTGGATTAGGATTAACAACGCCATTGCAGGATATTCCTGAAGAAGCACTGGATTATATCTATAACGGATGTCATAAAGAGTTTAATAAAGACCTGAAATACGCCGGAATTACCAAAAAAATAAAAATTGGTTTCGATGGTCTGATTGCTTTCATGGAGGAGATTATTGATGATAGAGACTCATATGAAGCTGTTTTATTGGAAAGACATTTTACTACAGAAGAAATATGCCCTGAATGTCATGGTACCCGCCTTCAGCCTTCAAGCTTAAGTTTTAAAATTGATGGAAAGAACATTGCAGAGGTCAATGCTTTAAGCTTAGCGGATTTAAAAGACTGGCTGGCTGATGTTAAAGATAAATTCTCCGAAAAAAATAAAATCATTGCTCACGAGATCTTAAAAGAAATTGAAACCAGACTTCAGTTTTTGCTGGATGTAGGATTGGATTATTTAAGTTTGAGCAGAAGTTCAAAAACACTTTCCGGAGGAGAATCACAGAGAATCCGTCTGGCAACGCAGATCGGATCTCAGTTGGTGAATGTATTGTATATTCTTGATGAACCAAGTATCGGGCTTCACCAGAGAGATAATGAAAGACTGATCCATTCTCTGAAAAACCTGAGAGACATTGGAAATTCTGTATTGGTGGTAGAACATGATAAAGACATGATCCTGGAAGCCGATGAGGTGCTGGATATTGGTCCGAGAGCAGGAAAATTCGGAGGAGAGATTCTTTGGCAGGGAAAACCAAAAGATCTTTTGAAAGCTGATACCATCACGGCTCAGTATATTAATGGAAAAAGAAAAATAGAAATTCCGACAGAAAGAAGAGCAGGAAGCGGTAAAAATATTGTTTTAAAAGGCGCTACAGGGAACAATCTTAAAAACGTAACCCTGGATATTCCTCTTGGAAAACTGGTTGTAGTAACCGGAATTTCAGGTAGCGGAAAATCTTCTCTGATTAACGGAACATTATATCCGATCCTTAACAAACATTTCTACAGAGCGGTTCAGGAACCGTTACCTTACAAGAAAATTGAAGGGTTAGAGAATATTGATAAAATTGTAGACGTAGACCAGACACCAATCGGAAGAACGCCACGTTCAAATCCTGCTACTTATACCGGAATGTTTACCGATATCAGAAACCTTTTTGCAGAGCTGCCGGAAAGTAAAATCCGTGGATATAAACCGGGAAGATTCTCTTTCAACGTGAAAGGCGGAAGATGCGAAACCTGTCAGGGTGGAGGATTGAAAGTGATTGAAATGAACTTCCTTCCGGATGTATACGTGCACTGTGAAACCTGCAACGGAAAACGTTTCAACAGAGAAACCCTGGAAGTCCGTTACAAAGGAAAATCAATTTCTGACGTATTGGATATGACGATTGATGAAGCCGTAGATTTCTTCCAGCCGATTCCTAAGATTTTTGCAAAAGTGAAAACACTACAGGATGTAGGTTTGGGATATATTACGCTTGGACAGCAATCTACGACTCTTTCCGGAGGCGAAGCACAACGTATTAAGTTAGCAACTGAATTAGCAAAAAGACAAACCGGAAATACCCTTTATATCCTTGATGAACCCACTACAGGACTGCATTTTGAAGATGTGAAAATCCTGATGGATGCCATCAATCAGCTGGTAGAACTCGGAAACTCATTCATCATCATCGAACATAATATGGATGTCATTAAATTAGCAGACCATATTATTGACGTAGGACCAGAAGGAGGAAAACATGGCGGACAGATTGTAGCACAGGGAACTCCTGAGGAAATTGTGAAGTCCAAGAAGAGCTTGACAGGGAAGTTCCTGAAAAGAGAACTGGAGTAA
- a CDS encoding bacteriocin-like protein: MKNLKKLTKSELKSVNGGEPVKYCTFCEWANKVICSDIPIVQCP; this comes from the coding sequence ATGAAAAATTTAAAGAAGCTGACAAAGTCAGAGTTGAAGTCAGTGAACGGAGGAGAACCTGTAAAATACTGTACGTTTTGCGAGTGGGCAAATAAAGTAATCTGCAGCGATATTCCAATCGTTCAATGTCCGTAA
- a CDS encoding DUF3828 domain-containing protein yields MKIFFLCLGIFLFFISCKKNEPQPTRFSETAIIEKVNELYTQYGKSNEAVYNQPIPDTLFSMELKKVLDEAINASKADIEKVKNSDHPDEKPLIFEGAIFSSLYEGFTDYKIKSVKIQDKTAEALLAFEYNAVSPKETWMDTVHLINTEKGWRIDNVTFDTIGNSKDLKARLTEFVQSTQQ; encoded by the coding sequence ATGAAAATTTTTTTTCTCTGTTTAGGAATATTTCTGTTTTTTATATCCTGCAAAAAGAATGAACCTCAACCTACCCGGTTTTCAGAAACTGCCATTATTGAAAAAGTAAATGAACTGTATACTCAATATGGAAAATCCAACGAAGCTGTTTATAACCAGCCGATTCCCGATACTTTATTTTCTATGGAGCTAAAAAAAGTTTTAGACGAGGCTATCAATGCATCAAAAGCAGATATTGAAAAGGTAAAGAATAGTGATCATCCTGATGAGAAACCTTTAATATTCGAAGGGGCTATTTTTTCCAGCCTGTATGAAGGATTTACAGATTATAAAATCAAGTCTGTTAAGATACAGGATAAGACTGCTGAAGCATTGTTAGCCTTTGAATATAATGCAGTTTCCCCCAAAGAAACCTGGATGGACACCGTGCATCTTATCAATACAGAGAAAGGATGGAGAATAGATAATGTTACTTTTGATACAATAGGAAATTCTAAAGATCTTAAAGCAAGATTAACAGAGTTTGTTCAGAGTACACAACAATAG
- a CDS encoding DUF421 domain-containing protein — MDPILNVAVRSLCVYLFMVIAIRLFGKNQLSQLNAGDVVLLLLISNAVQNAMVGPDTSLQGGIVAALVLFVANFIVKRFMFSSRSFQTFMEDEPVILIKDGIADQAALNRVKITESELEEAIREHGIENINNVKLSVLEVDGNISVVSQDEKSKQTHYSRIKRKIKRKYH; from the coding sequence GTGGATCCTATTCTTAACGTTGCTGTCCGTTCCCTCTGCGTTTACCTTTTCATGGTAATTGCCATCCGGTTATTTGGTAAAAACCAGCTTTCTCAGCTGAATGCAGGGGATGTTGTATTGCTGTTGTTAATTTCAAATGCTGTTCAGAATGCAATGGTAGGTCCTGATACCTCTCTTCAGGGAGGAATCGTGGCGGCATTGGTTTTGTTTGTTGCTAATTTCATTGTGAAGAGATTCATGTTTTCCAGCCGCTCCTTTCAGACTTTTATGGAAGATGAGCCGGTTATTCTGATCAAGGATGGAATTGCCGATCAGGCAGCCCTGAATCGGGTAAAGATTACAGAAAGCGAATTGGAAGAAGCGATAAGAGAACACGGAATTGAAAACATTAACAATGTAAAGCTTTCCGTTCTGGAAGTGGATGGAAATATCAGTGTGGTTTCTCAGGACGAAAAAAGCAAGCAGACACACTACTCAAGAATTAAAAGAAAAATCAAAAGAAAATACCATTAA
- a CDS encoding GNAT family N-acetyltransferase: MNYELREMLPTDEARVLEIFRQGIDGGISTFETEVPTAEAWSMGYFNDCRWVLENEKNEVVGWCALKPVSKRECYKGVAEVSIYFDNEYQGKGLGSVLLKKLILDSEDHGFWTLQTNIFSENETSIKFHQKNGFRIVGVRKKIGKLNGEWKDIILMEKRSEIV; encoded by the coding sequence ATGAATTACGAATTAAGAGAAATGCTTCCTACTGATGAAGCCAGGGTCCTTGAAATTTTCCGTCAGGGAATAGACGGTGGGATTTCCACTTTTGAAACAGAAGTTCCAACTGCTGAAGCCTGGAGCATGGGCTATTTTAACGACTGCCGCTGGGTACTGGAAAATGAAAAAAATGAAGTTGTGGGATGGTGTGCCTTAAAGCCGGTCAGCAAAAGAGAATGCTATAAAGGAGTTGCAGAGGTAAGCATTTATTTTGATAACGAATATCAGGGAAAGGGATTGGGGTCCGTATTGCTTAAAAAATTGATTTTGGATAGCGAGGATCACGGATTCTGGACATTACAGACCAATATCTTCTCCGAAAATGAAACTTCTATCAAATTTCATCAGAAAAATGGTTTCAGAATCGTAGGCGTCCGTAAAAAAATCGGAAAACTCAATGGAGAGTGGAAAGACATTATCCTGATGGAAAAAAGAAGTGAAATCGTCTAG